TGCGCAGCGGCGGCGGGTGCAGTCGCGGGCGCGGTGGTCGGGGCGGGCGCCTCTGCCGAGGTCGCTGCCGAGGCAGTCGTTGACTCGACCTTCAGCAGCACCGCGCCCTCGGCGACCTTGTCGCCGACCGCGACCAGCACTTCCTTGACCACGCCGGCGGCCGAGGACGGCACGTCCATCGTCGCCTTGTCGGATTCGAGCGTGCAGATCGCGTCGTCTACATTGATGCTGTCGCCGACCTTTACGAACAGCTCGATGACCGGCACGGAATCGAAATCGCCGATGTCCGGAACCTTCACTTCAACTAGGCTCATGGCGATCTCCTTACAGCATCACGCGGCGGAAATCCGCCAGCAGTTGCGCGAGGTACACGTTGAAGCGGGTGGCCAGCGCGCCGTCGATGACGCGGTGGTCCGCCGTCAGCGACATCGGCAGCGTCAGGCGCGGCACGAATTGCTTGCCGTCCCACACCGGCTTCATCACCGACTTGTTGACGCCCAGGATGGCGACTTCCGGCGCATTGACGATCGGGGCGAAGTAGGTGCCACCGATGCCGCCCAGCGAGCTGATCGTGAAGCAGGCGCCGGACATGTCGGCCGGGCCGAGCTTGCCGTCGCGCGCCTTTTTGGCCAGCGCGCCGGTCTCAGAAGCGATCTCGAACACGCTCTTCTTGTCGGCGTCCTTCACCACCGGCACGACCAGGCCGTTCGGGGTGTCGGCCGCGAAGGCGATGTTGAAGTACTTCTTGTAGACCAGATTGTCGCCGTCGAGCGAGGTGTTGAACTCGGGGAACTCCTGCAGCGCACGCACCGAGGCCTTGATGATGAAGGCGAGCATGGTGAGCTTCTTGCCCGACTTCTCGTACTCCTTGTTCATCTGCACCCGGAAGGCTTCCAGGTCGGTGATGTCGGCATCCTCGTGGTAGGTCACCGCCGGGATCATCACCCAGTTGCGGGCGAGGTTCTGGCCGGAGATCTTCTTGATGCGCGACAGCGGCTTGACCTCGACCTCGCCGAACTTGGCGAAATCGACCTTGGGCCACGGCAACAGATCAAGGCCTCCGCCCAGGCTTGCGCCGGCGGCCGCAGCCGGGGTCTTGCCCGGGACCACGCCGGTCGTCATCGCGCCCTTGATGAAGGCGGCGACGTCTTCCTTGAGGATGCGACCCTTCGGACCGGTGGCCCTGACCTGACCGAGATCGACGCCCAGCTCGCGGGCGAAGGCGCGCACCGAGGGGCTGGCGTGCACCTTGCCGCCGACCTTGACGGCGGACGGCGCGGCAGCCGGCATCGCCGCCGGGGCGCTGGCAGCGGGGCTG
This genomic window from Thauera humireducens contains:
- the aceF gene encoding dihydrolipoyllysine-residue acetyltransferase, producing MSQLIEVKVPDIGDFDAVPVIELFVKVGDTIAVDDAIATLESDKATMDVPSSAAGVVKEILVGIGDKVAEGTVLIKVEASGAAAAAPAPVAAAPAPATAPAVAAAAAPAPAPAAPAAAGGVVDVKVPDIGDFDAVPVIELFVKVGDTIKVDDAIATLESDKATMDVPSSAAGVVKEVLVKVGDKVGEGSVLLKVETAGAAVAAVPVAPVAAAAAPAAAPSPAPLADGSPAASAPAAMPAAAPSAVKVGGKVHASPSVRAFARELGVDLGQVRATGPKGRILKEDVAAFIKGAMTTGVVPGKTPAAAAGASLGGGLDLLPWPKVDFAKFGEVEVKPLSRIKKISGQNLARNWVMIPAVTYHEDADITDLEAFRVQMNKEYEKSGKKLTMLAFIIKASVRALQEFPEFNTSLDGDNLVYKKYFNIAFAADTPNGLVVPVVKDADKKSVFEIASETGALAKKARDGKLGPADMSGACFTISSLGGIGGTYFAPIVNAPEVAILGVNKSVMKPVWDGKQFVPRLTLPMSLTADHRVIDGALATRFNVYLAQLLADFRRVML